The nucleotide sequence TAACACAAAAGGTAGTAGCTGACAGTTGAATAGCAGTATACCATAAAGGGCTATACAAAAAACAGGGCTATTGAAGATACCACAACTACCACATTGTTTATAAATGGTAAAATTAGGCCCTGACAAAATAACAGATACTAATTGCCCTATATTTTATGTCTTCAAGTCTTGAAGTCATtccatgtctttttttttttctgggaGATTTGAAACCCGGAGTTGGAACAAATGTCATGAAGCTGGCAAGTTTCTTGGCTGTTGCGGAGCTGCTATCCTTGATGGTTTCAGCAGATACAACAACTGCTCCTGGAGAGGCATTTTCCTTTGCCCTGGCCCTGGTGACATGGAGTTTTGGAGGCCTTCCTCTACTTCTAGTCTGCATCAAACAATTATCATCATTGTCTCAAATAAAAACAGCTACAAGTAACTAATGCTCAATTTAAAACTCTTTAGAAGATAACCTGAGTGACATTGGTTGAGGTGTGGGATTGTTGTGTCAGTGGAAGCTGAGCATGCTGAGTAACAGAAATTTCAGTCTGTTCATCTGGAGCAGCTGTTACTACTGCAGGTAGTGTCTGTACGGGCTGAGTGTGATCTACCTTTTCTGCTTCCGGACCAGGTGCAGGTTGTGGTGGTTGAACAGCTGCAAGCTGCAACTGCATTATCCTTGCTTTCTCTTGAGCATCGTCTTGCTTTTTCTTGCTGCAAGTTCTCTTGTTGTGGCCCATCTCTCCACAGTACATAGACCGAATTGGAGcatacttcctttttatttttgtcttcgtGCCAGTGGGTCCTTCAGCCTTGTCCTTCCTTCTATTTGTTGTTGATCTGCCTGGTTTAGGTTTGATAGGAGGTGGAACAGGTGCAGGAGAACCAGTTTTCTCCCACAGATCTTGTCCCTTGACGGGATTAACATTGAATTGGTATATTCTTCTGTACACCTCCATAGTCAACCATTCGTGGCAATACTCCTCAGGCCTCTTATCATTTTTTTCTTGAATGGCTGATATTGCGTGCATACAAGGCATTCCTATATATTTCACAAAAAATAATTTCATTCAGTTAAGTATGTATCATGGTATGTATCTGAAAGAAGAAATCAGTTATGAATTCAACCTGTCAACTGCCAAAACCTGCAGGAGCAAGTATGGTTCCCCAAATCTACCACCATATTAGTAGGCCATCCTTGAACTTCGTAGACTTCCTCTTTCACATCACCCGACCAGTAGGGAGCCCAGTTTCTGGATAACTTAATAAGAGATTCTAGCCTACTTTGCTGAACTGGAGTAAGTATTCCTTGATAACTCAGAAGCTTCAGTCTATTGTCAGACATGCTTTTCATAACCATTTTTCGTACCTCCTTTGCCAAGCTCAGAATAGGCTTACCTCTGTCATGTTTCGTCTTTGCATTGAAGGATTCACAAGCGTTGTTGCATATGTTGTCGACCTTTGGCCCTTCACTGAAATGGGCTTTGGTCCAAGCTTCCTTCGGCCACTTGGCTAAGTATTCCCAAGCTTGTTGATTAATCCTCTTGATTCTATTCATATTCCTTTCGAACTCAACCGGGGTCCTCGATCTTGCACACTCCCAGACCAAGTCCTTAAGCTCGACGCTGCCCCACTGTTTGGAGAAGTTTCTCCACAAATGCCAGACACAAAATCTGTGTGGAACTGCTGGGACGAGTTCTTTGACAGCTGGTATCAACCCCTGCATAAACAGTCAAACCCGACAAGATTTATAGTCATTCCAGTCCTCAAAGAAACATCATTAAATAAAAAAAGTCCTTAAAAATCAAAGCGCAATTCAAATTAGTCCTCACTTTTTGCATGTCTGATATGAAACACAAGTTCTTTGACTCATATTCTCCCAGGTCTGAGAGGAGCAGCTCCAAGAACCATTTCCAGTTCTCTTTGTTCTCAACATCAATAATTGCATATGCAATCACAAAAATGTGATTGTTTGCATCCTGTCCGCATGCAATGAGAAGCTGTCCTCCATGTAATGTTTTTAGGAATGCCCCATCTAGACCTATTAATGGCCTACAGCCTGCCTTGAAACCCTTCTTACAAGCATCTAGACAGACATAAAATCTCTCGAACTGAGGCGGATTATCAGTTATGGGAATCACACCCACCTGAACTGTGGAACCTGGGTTGGCAGTTAGCAATTCATGTGCATAATCCCATATCAACTCGTATTGAGCAATCTCATCCCCTTCACTATCTTCCTAGATGCCTTAAGAGCTCTGGTAATGCATGAACTATTCAGCTTCACATTGCACTTCCTAACAAACCACTCATACACCTCCCTATGCTTCATCTTAGGGTGCTTCCTAAGTTTTGGGTATAACTTATTCACAGTCCATTCCAATGTAGCAGCTCTGTTTTTTCGCTTTCTTGCGCAAGTGTGATTGTCAACTAGTGTTTTTATCTGCCAGAAATCATCACTGGGGTTGTGTCTACAATATACTACCAATGGACAGTCTTCACACTTACAAATAGCCCTGACTCTAACCTTGTCATTCTTACAGAACCTTATATTCTTACCCCATTGTCTAGTGTAATCTCTAGTGGCAGCCATAAAATGTTGCTTGGATTTGAAAACCATACTTACTTCAAACTTCAGATCACCAAATTTGGCCTTGTCATTATAATGTGGATACACAGCTGGCCCTTCATCTTCAGAGTCTAACTCATGGGCAGAATCTTCTGACTTTCATTCATCTCTATCTGATGATTCTTCCCACAAAAATTCGTCATCTGACTCTGAAATTACATGAAAATACCACAagattttaatagaaaaaaaaattagttgaaGCAGATCTATTAAACAAGCAAATTCAATAACTCATACACAATTAATTATAGAATACCTCCATCAGAGCATTTATCAGATTCGATATCCTCATAGTTGGAGTCATCAGTTTCAATAGCTTTGTCCATTGTTCTGTCAGTAGCAGGCCTATGCTTTTTTCTGTGATCTACTTTCTTCGCCCTAGAAGACTCTACTCCATCAACTCCACTATCACTGTCACTACTGTATATAGAATCTCCTGCAACTTTCGGAGGCTTGTACAAACTGTCTTCAGCACTCTCATATGAATCATGAGAGTCACTATCATTATCAACTGGAGTTGCCTTAACTTGCCTTCCAGATCTTGCACTGGTTGTAGCTTTCACCTTCTTGCTGATCTTATCGGCTGCTGTAGCCTTGCCACTCCCTTTAATAGCCTGGGGTTTAGTCCAAGGTTTGGGCTGCTGGACAGGCTTTTTCATGGGCTTAGTTTTGGGCTTTGGAGTGGACTTAGGTGTGGGCGTACGTGTGGATTGGGGGTTGGGCTGAGGAGTGGGCTTAGGTGTGACTTTAGGTGTGGGCTTAGGTGTGGGCTGAGGAGTGGGCTTAGGTGTGGACTGAGGAGTGGCCTTAGCAGTGGGCTGAGGAGTAGCCTTAGAAGTGGGCTGAGTTTTGGCTCTTTTTGGCTGAGGTGATTTTTTTGTTGTCTTACAATAATCTTGGGACATTGCATCATTGTGGTCCTTGTTCAGTTTCTCTGCTTCTTCAGGGATGGTTGGCAAACATagtacatcatcatcatcttcgcTCATGCAGTCAACCACGTGTGGCTTAGACACTACATGCTCAAAATAGATGTTTATGAGGTGATGATTCCTCCTGCAATCCTTAACCAATGCCAACAAATCAGTGTCATTTTCTAGCCTCCTCAAGCCATTATCCAGTAGCGTTCCAGGCACTTTCCACAAGCAATTGTTCATCTCAGTATATCCCAGCTCCTTATAGTATCCCTTCACAAAGAAAACGTCTAGAGTGTCTAAATCTACACTCATTTATACTTCAGTATTATCTGGTTCATAACACAGATAGCCTGATTCATCTGTTTGGAActtcccaccatggtaaaatacAAAGGTCATAGGGGGACCTTCCATATGAAACTAAAACAGCAACACACACAACTGATGGAAATTTTTTTTACGGAGAGGCAAAGCATATTCAAATCAACTACCAAAATGAATCTAAAACACACACATGCAGCTACACAGAGCACAAACAACATTCTCAAGAATCCAAAAACAGGGTCATATCATGGATAATCACCAAAGCCCTAAGCCTGAACACATTCTCCTAAACCCTGACATTGCAAACAGTAACAATGGATTTCCAACGATAATACAACCACATTGATCAGGAGATAAAACCACAATCACTCTcacaaaataacaaaagaaagctaACATACCTATCACGCAAGGCGATGGAGTGCCCTTTTCGGTTGACCAACGTCGTCACAAACTGGTCACCAACAACTCCAATACACTATCGTCGTCAGTCAAGCCTGGTCATCGCCGTTCAATGCTTCGTCTTCCTGGAAGAAACAACTAAGAAGAAGAGATTGCAGAGGTTCTTTCTTTTCAGAAGAAGGATGTAACTAGAGAGACAATAGAAAACAGGGATGAAAACCCAAGCGTTGCAACGGGGAGCAagcaaaacgacgccgtttaagGTTTCGCTGAGGTGTCACACTAACGGCCAGGTCAGCATATGTTCACGCCGTTACTCAAACatttgacggaaggactaacgttaccaattttaaatttttcggggatagtttttattatctttttcttacGGGGACTAATTTGGAGATCGGGCTATCTTTCGGTGACCAATTTGGCTATTTACTCTTTAAAAAATCTTAATTCAATATAANNNNNNNNNNNNNNNNNNNNNNNNNNNNNNNNNNNNNNNNNNNNNNNNNNNNNNNNNNNNNNNNNNNNNNNNNNNNNNNNNNNNNNNNNNNNNNNNNNNNNNNNNNNNNNNNNNNNNNNNNNNNNNNNNNNNNNNNNNNNNNNNNNNNNNNNNNNNNNNNNNNNNNNNNNNNNNNNNNNNNNNNNNNNNNNNNNNNNNNNNNNNNNNNNNNNNNNNNNNNNNNNNNNNNNNNNNNNNNNNNNNNNNNNNNNNNNNNNNNNNNNNNNNNNNNNNNNNNNNNNNNNNNNNNNNNNNNNNNNNNNNNNNNNNNNNNNNNNNNNNNNNNNNNNNNNNNNNNNNNNNNNNNNNNNNNNNNNNNNNNNNNNNNNTTTCatgtattatatataatattttaaataaattatatttttaaaatattttgatgaaaattatattatataataatatctttaacaaaaatagttagttaataaattttaaatataataatctaattatttgtcaagtaatataaaataaaattttaattattttatatttttatgttacagtttaaaatatcattttaatatattttttaaaattataaagtttttttttgcataataattaattttaatgaataaaaaatacttatatattttatatttaattatttaaaaataaaagattctgTTGTCATTTAAAAtattgtgtattaaagtattgtcatttaaagtatttaattatgtattaggatattctgtatttattagagtccatcaGTACTCTTCTTTTATATTTACCTTTGATTTCCATCTAATATAATCTAATGGTCTATATAAATGTGGCATATCCAATAAACACATAATTGTTGTGCTGATTTTAGACATACCCAAGAATGAGTGATGAGTatgaaaggagaagaaaagaaattgaattataattaaatttatacTTATTATAAATAATTAACATTAACATTGAAAGTAATAGTGTAACCTACATAAAAATAAAGGGTAAGA is from Arachis ipaensis cultivar K30076 chromosome B01, Araip1.1, whole genome shotgun sequence and encodes:
- the LOC110265211 gene encoding uncharacterized protein LOC110265211; this translates as MGHNKRTCSKKKQDDAQEKARIMQLQLAAVQPPQPAPGPEAEKVDHTQPVQTLPAVVTAAPDEQTEISVTQHAQLPLTQQSHTSTNVTQTRSRGRPPKLHVTRARAKENASPGAVVVSAETIKDSSSATAKKLASFMTFVPTPGFKSPRKKKRHGMTSRLEDIKYRAISICYFVRA